The following proteins are co-located in the Methanofastidiosum sp. genome:
- the upp gene encoding uracil phosphoribosyltransferase — protein sequence MGIEDLEKNDRVISFKQNLAIQELVDELRDKNTDPIKFRKGLNKLGRYMGYELSKTFDYKVIDIDTPVCPTKAVRISDKDNLVMINILRAAIPFIEGFYKVFPKARAGIISAWRGPAPESRISVEYVKVPKTTKDDIIMIGDPMLATGHTISRIIDEVKSRGEYKRIIVVAVISAPEGIREILGKHNDVEVVTAVIDEKLNEKNYIVPGLGDAGDRCFGEPIKK from the coding sequence ATGGGTATAGAAGACCTAGAAAAAAATGATAGAGTAATTTCTTTTAAGCAAAATTTGGCTATACAAGAACTTGTTGATGAACTTCGAGATAAGAATACTGATCCGATAAAATTCAGAAAAGGATTGAACAAGCTTGGGAGATACATGGGCTATGAGTTATCCAAAACTTTTGACTATAAAGTAATAGATATCGACACTCCTGTTTGTCCGACAAAAGCAGTCAGAATATCTGACAAGGATAATCTAGTCATGATAAACATCCTAAGGGCTGCAATTCCTTTCATAGAGGGATTTTACAAGGTATTCCCAAAGGCTAGAGCTGGGATCATTAGCGCATGGAGAGGTCCGGCACCAGAATCCAGGATATCTGTGGAATATGTTAAAGTGCCGAAGACAACTAAAGACGACATAATAATGATTGGAGATCCAATGCTTGCAACAGGCCACACAATATCAAGGATAATTGATGAAGTAAAGAGCAGAGGCGAATACAAGAGGATTATCGTGGTGGCGGTGATAAGCGCGCCAGAGGGAATCAGGGAAATACTTGGAAAGCACAATGACGTAGAAGTTGTCACAGCAGTAATTGATGAAAAACTCAATGAAAAGAACTACATCGTTCCAGGGCTTGGAGACGCCGGGGACAGATGTTTCGGGGAGCCAATTAAAAAATAA
- a CDS encoding rhodanese-like domain-containing protein has protein sequence MIKMRRKTVSIIILLVLSLSLVPGIMAQSKVAVVANSIDIGMNPDLVSLLRKNNLMVDYFGVKDSGYAAYDYIIILGGPDSDEHTGDLSRRILSESQQSTLRNGNYKLLYETNDFFKMKQKVFVLAGSDRDFTKAAVDQYVSQVVSKITNQPIAATTYKTITASQLKQLIDSKEDIYLIDVRTEEQFAESHIPGAVNIPYNKLGVQISQIPRDRKVVLYCNNGQKSVDGAKFLAERNIDNIYAVTDGYSVYYNLTK, from the coding sequence GTGATAAAAATGAGAAGGAAAACAGTTTCCATAATAATTTTATTGGTACTATCCTTAAGTTTAGTGCCTGGCATAATGGCTCAGAGTAAAGTTGCAGTTGTTGCAAACTCTATTGACATTGGGATGAATCCTGACCTTGTTTCTTTACTTAGGAAGAACAATTTGATGGTTGATTACTTTGGAGTCAAAGACAGCGGATATGCCGCATATGATTACATTATAATTCTTGGAGGCCCAGACTCTGATGAGCATACGGGCGACCTATCCAGAAGAATACTTTCAGAATCTCAACAGAGCACCCTTAGAAATGGTAACTATAAGCTCTTGTACGAGACAAACGATTTCTTTAAGATGAAGCAAAAAGTGTTCGTTCTCGCTGGTTCAGATAGGGACTTCACAAAGGCGGCAGTTGACCAATACGTATCTCAAGTTGTTTCTAAAATAACAAATCAGCCAATTGCAGCGACAACTTACAAGACAATTACGGCCTCTCAATTAAAACAGCTGATTGATAGCAAAGAAGATATCTATCTAATTGATGTCAGGACTGAAGAACAGTTTGCTGAAAGCCACATACCTGGTGCAGTCAACATCCCATACAATAAGCTTGGCGTACAGATTTCACAGATACCAAGAGATAGAAAAGTTGTTTTGTACTGTAATAATGGTCAAAAGTCGGTTGACGGTGCAAAATTCTTGGCTGAGAGAAACATTGATAATATCTACGCTGTGACAGACGGCTATTCAGTGTACTATAACCTTACTAAATAA
- a CDS encoding 50S ribosomal protein L16, whose protein sequence is MAGLRPSRIDRMVNRPNYTRREYVRAVPGIKVVHFDMGELGKKFPYEVYMESKNACQIRTNAMEASRIAANRYLMKALGKTAFHYKIRTIPFQIIRENAMASGKKADRYGNGMRLSFGKPIGSAARIDRGQRVMSIWVEKDGIEEARIALKKAAMKLPTTVKIDVQERN, encoded by the coding sequence ATGGCAGGACTTAGACCATCAAGAATTGACAGAATGGTAAACAGGCCGAATTATACAAGGAGAGAATATGTTAGAGCAGTTCCCGGTATTAAGGTAGTCCACTTTGATATGGGGGAACTTGGAAAGAAGTTTCCTTACGAAGTCTACATGGAAAGTAAGAATGCTTGCCAGATAAGGACAAATGCTATGGAAGCATCAAGAATTGCTGCTAACAGATATCTCATGAAAGCACTTGGAAAGACAGCTTTTCACTACAAGATAAGGACTATACCTTTCCAGATTATTAGAGAAAATGCAATGGCGTCAGGTAAAAAGGCCGACAGATACGGTAACGGAATGAGACTTTCCTTTGGAAAGCCTATCGGTTCAGCTGCTAGGATTGACAGAGGACAGAGGGTAATGTCTATCTGGGTAGAAAAAGATGGAATTGAAGAAGCAAGAATAGCATTGAAAAAAGCAGCTATGAAGCTACCAACTACCGTAAAGATTGATGTCCAAGAAAGAAACTAA
- a CDS encoding AIR synthase family protein — MRFLPDGKVDGLILSKRVFPYLGSIQNEIVVGPNVGIDAAVIDVSKLPGKMVVSQDPITGAGKNAGFHVVNVCANDVASMGAKPMFFLSTIIMPKGTTEEELEKISKDIERAAKEIGVSIVGGHTEISSKVSDLILSGTMIGFADRYLSTSGAREGDDILLTKGAGIEGTAILAESKHEHLSKFLDQSLLKSAMGLINQISVVNEALISSSLGAVALHDPTEGGILGGLHEIADASNKGFEFYPERVNLYPETKSICDTLKVNPFALISSGALMIISPSEKTEHIITALKKENIKSSIIGKITKDKRSHKRISQDELWRILDTNL, encoded by the coding sequence ATGAGATTCTTACCCGACGGCAAGGTTGATGGTTTGATACTTTCAAAGAGGGTGTTTCCTTACCTTGGAAGTATACAAAATGAAATTGTTGTCGGACCAAATGTTGGGATTGATGCCGCAGTAATTGATGTTTCTAAGCTTCCAGGTAAAATGGTTGTGTCACAAGATCCAATAACAGGCGCTGGAAAAAATGCAGGTTTTCACGTAGTTAATGTCTGCGCAAATGATGTTGCTTCAATGGGCGCAAAGCCGATGTTTTTCCTTTCCACAATAATAATGCCAAAAGGCACCACAGAGGAAGAATTAGAAAAAATATCAAAGGACATAGAAAGGGCGGCAAAAGAGATAGGCGTTTCAATAGTAGGTGGCCATACAGAAATATCCTCCAAAGTGTCTGACTTAATTCTATCTGGCACTATGATAGGTTTTGCAGATAGATATCTTTCAACAAGTGGCGCAAGAGAAGGTGATGACATACTTCTCACAAAAGGGGCAGGAATTGAAGGAACAGCAATTCTTGCAGAGTCAAAACATGAGCACCTTTCAAAGTTTCTTGATCAAAGCCTTTTAAAAAGTGCAATGGGACTGATTAATCAAATTTCTGTCGTTAACGAAGCTTTAATCTCATCATCTCTTGGTGCAGTCGCATTACATGACCCAACCGAAGGTGGTATTTTAGGAGGGCTGCACGAAATTGCAGACGCATCAAACAAGGGATTTGAGTTTTATCCAGAGAGAGTAAATCTATACCCTGAAACTAAATCGATATGTGATACTCTCAAAGTAAATCCATTTGCATTGATATCATCTGGGGCGCTCATGATCATATCTCCAAGTGAGAAAACAGAACATATAATAACGGCCTTAAAAAAAGAAAATATCAAATCAAGTATAATAGGAAAGATTACAAAAGATAAGAGAAGCCACAAAAGAATCTCACAAGACGAACTCTGGCGTATCCTCGATACTAACCTTTAA